Part of the Rhodothermus bifroesti genome, CATGCGGCTGTGCTCTGAAAAGTCTACCGGCACCAGCAACCGCCGCGGCGGATGCACATTCCAGGGATCAACCTGCTGACGCGTCGTGATGACCGGGCACCGCGCTAGCCGCACCACCTCTTCTGCCACACTCCCCATCAGAAAGTGCCGAAACCCCCGCCGACCATGCGTGCCCAAAACAATGAGGTCAACATTGTGCTCTTCAGCGTAATCCAAAATGCCTGGCGCTGGCGCAATGTCTCGCTCAACAGCCAACACGGTTTTTATAGCCCCTGCAACATCCTTACGGGTAAGCCTCCTGGCCTCGTCGAACCGCTCCTGCATACGCTGCTTAAACTGGCTTTCCTGCGCTTCAGTCAGCGCCGAAAGTCCACGTGCTTCCTCATAGGGCACCACAACGTGCAGCAGATGCAGCTCTGCCTCATGCGCCTGCGCTAACGCCAAAGCAATAGGAAGCGCTTTTTCAGCGCATTCAGAAAAATCATCGGCAAACAAGATGCGTTTAATTTCCAGCATGGCGCCCTCCGTCTTTATAGATGGCTTGCTACAATTACATACGCCAAAGATGCAAAAGGATCTCACATGAAAGGTTATATCTTTCTTACAGAAAAAGGCGGTTTTGGCTGTAGGCATCTGCCCTACAAGAAAAGTCTTTCTACCATATGTGGGTGGGCTTTATACTCGGTCTACTGGCCGTCATAGGCCCCGATACGCTTTTGTTTTGGAACGTACCGGTCGAAGGGAAACTCCCCCAACTCTCTATCTATAGCCTGGCAGCTGATAGCACAGGGTTCCTGTGGATGAGCACGCTCGAAGGCATAGCCCGTTGGGATGGAGAAGAAGTGCGCACGTGGAAAACCTACCGATTGCCTGACGGGAGCGAACGCCCACTGAATAACACCGTCAAACTGGCTGTTGATCGCTTTAACCAAGTTTGGGCATGGCAAGACCAATACCTGCTTGTCAAAACACCCCAGAGCGAAGCTTTCGTGGCCTATCGCATGCCTCCACTTACGCTGGCACCCAACGGTACCCCTTGGTTCTGGACACGCTGCGGTCCACTTCCCTATGCGCTTGCTATGTCTGCAACAGCATGCCTCGATACCGCAGCTACAGCGCCCCTATACTGGACCGTCGATGCACTTGGGCAAGCTTGGTGGCTTCGTGGCGACACCCTCTATTGCCAAGATACTACAGCTGCCCTCAAGCCTATTGCCCAATGGCCACAAACGCAATTTCTCTATGCCGATCGACAGGGCCAACTTTCGGTGCAGCAGGGGGACCAACTTCGCGTTTTTCAAACCCAACCCGCCTGCCAGCTCACTTTACACCGCACGTTTTCTGTAAGAGAAACCATCCGTGGCGCGGTAAGTGATCACCTCGGCCGCCTATGGATTGCTACCCGATCGGGTGGCTTCCTGCTCAGCCAAGAGGGAACACTACGACGCTTTACATTACCCCTCCCTTACCGCACGCAGCTCACACGCTATTTACTTTCAATGACAAGCGATGGCCAAGGCCGCATTTGGATAGGCACCGTAGGAGGCCTATACGTCTGGGATCCCTGGCGCCCAGCCTTTCGCCTACTTGGACGCCCCCAAGGCCTAGAAAGCGGCTACGTGTCGGCCATCCTGCGCGACCGAACTGGTCGCCTATGGGTAGGCACCATTGGAGGCGGTTTGTTTGTTTTCCACCTCCAGGGAAGCGACTGGCGGCGCCTAGAACCAAGTTTCTTGCCCGAAGAATTTGTCTGGGCCTTAGCTGAAGATCCTCAGGGCCTCGTATGGGCGGCAACCGACCAGGGACTCTTTTGCCTCACCCGTCCCTACCACCTACGCCCCCACGCCACCGAAACAACCACTCCTGGTCCAAACACCTTTACAGCATTACTAGCTTTCAAAGATGGACTCTGGGCAGGTACCTACACGGGAACGCTCTACTTCGTGCGCAACAACACCCTAGAGGCACGCTATGAGGCCGGAGC contains:
- a CDS encoding universal stress protein, translated to MLEIKRILFADDFSECAEKALPIALALAQAHEAELHLLHVVVPYEEARGLSALTEAQESQFKQRMQERFDEARRLTRKDVAGAIKTVLAVERDIAPAPGILDYAEEHNVDLIVLGTHGRRGFRHFLMGSVAEEVVRLARCPVITTRQQVDPWNVHPPRRLLVPVDFSEHSRMALRYGRELAAQFGGRLTVLYVIEELLHPAFYNTGVFSIYDIMPDVEERSKKALEEFVVRTDGPGVPIQYRVVHGKAVREILHEAEREPADLIVMSTHGLTGLQHLLLGSVTERVVRQAPCPVLVTKAFGKSLFRSVEAKAAMQASSAT